Proteins encoded by one window of Arabidopsis thaliana chromosome 2, partial sequence:
- a CDS encoding Translation elongation factor EFG/EF2 protein (Translation elongation factor EFG/EF2 protein; FUNCTIONS IN: translation factor activity, nucleic acid binding, GTP binding, translation elongation factor activity, GTPase activity; INVOLVED IN: response to cadmium ion; LOCATED IN: mitochondrion; EXPRESSED IN: cultured cell; CONTAINS InterPro DOMAIN/s: Protein synthesis factor, GTP-binding (InterPro:IPR000795), Translation elongation factor EFG/EF2, domain IV (InterPro:IPR005517), Small GTP-binding protein (InterPro:IPR005225), Translation elongation factor EFG/EF2, C-terminal (InterPro:IPR000640), Translation elongation factor EFTu/EF1A, domain 2 (InterPro:IPR004161), Translation elongation factor EFG/EF2 (InterPro:IPR004540), Ribosomal protein S5 domain 2-type fold (InterPro:IPR020568), Elongation factor G/III/V (InterPro:IPR009022), Ribosomal protein S5 domain 2-type fold, subgroup (InterPro:IPR014721), Translation elongation/initiation factor/Ribosomal, beta-barrel (InterPro:IPR009000); BEST Arabidopsis thaliana protein match is: Translation elongation factor EFG/EF2 protein (TAIR:AT1G45332.1); Has 86156 Blast hits to 73724 proteins in 9924 species: Archae - 905; Bacteria - 48991; Metazoa - 8060; Fungi - 6843; Plants - 1619; Viruses - 3; Other Eukaryotes - 19735 (source: NCBI BLink).), with protein sequence MARFPTSPAPNLLLRLFSSNKRASSPTAALLTGDFHLIRHFSAGTAARAVKDEKEPWWKESMDKLRNIGISAHIDSGKTTLTERVLFYTGRIHEIHEVRGRDGVGAKMDSMDLEREKGITIQSAATYCTWKDYKVNIIDTPGHVDFTIEVERALRVLDGAILVLCSVGGVQSQSITVDRQMRRYEVPRVAFINKLDRMGADPWKVLNQARAKLRHHSAAVQVPIGLEENFQGLIDLIHVKAYFFHGSSGENVVAGDIPADMEGLVGDKRRELIETVSEVDDVLAEKFLNDEPVSAAELEEAIRRATIAQKFVPVFMGSAFKNKGVQPLLDGVVSFLPSPNEVNNYALDQNNNEERVTLTGSPDGPLVALAFKLEEGRFGQLTYLRVYEGVIKKGDFIINVNTGKRIKVPRLVRMHSNDMEDIQEAHAGQIVAVFGIECASGDTFTDGSVKYTMTSMNVPEPVMSLAVQPVSKDSGGQFSKALNRFQKEDPTFRVGLDPESGQTIISGMGELHLDIYVERMRREYKVDATVGKPRVNFRETITQRAEFDYLHKKQSGGAGQYGRVTGYVEPLPPGSKEKFEFENMIVGQAIPSGFIPAIEKGFKEAANSGSLIGHPVENLRIVLTDGASHAVDSSELAFKMAAIYAFRLCYTAARPVILEPVMLVELKVPTEFQGTVAGDINKRKGIIVGNDQEGDDSVITANVPLNNMFGYSTSLRSMTQGKGEFTMEYKEHSAVSNEVQAQLVNAYSASKATE encoded by the exons ATGGCGAGGTTTCCGACTTCTCCGGCGCCTAACCTCCTCTTGAGACTCTTCTCGTCGAACAAACGGGCGTCATCTCCTACTGCCGCGCTTTTAACCGGAGATTTTCATCTGATTCGTCATTTCTCCGCCGGAACCGCTGCTCGTGCGGTCAAGGATGAGAAGGAGCCATGGTGGAAAGAATCCATGGACAAGCTTCGCAACATCGGGATCTCAGCTCATATAGACTCTGGAAAGACTACGTTGACTGAGCGTGTTCTGTTCTATACCGGTCGGATCCATGAGATCCATGAAGTCAGAGGTAGAGATGGCGTCGGCGCTAAAATGGACTCTATGGACTTGGAGCGAGAGAAAGGTATCACTATCCAGTCAGCCGCTACTTACTGTACTTGGAAGGATTACAAG GTTAATATAATTGATACTCCTGGTCACGTTGACTTCACCATTGAAGTGGAGAGGGCTTTACGTGTACTAGACGGTGCGATTCTAGTCCTATGCAGTGTGGGTGGTGTACAGAGTCAGTCTATTACGGTAGATAGGCAAATGAGGAGATATGAAGTCCCGAGAGTTGCGTTTATTAACAAGCTTGATAGAATGGGAGCAGATCCATGGAAAGTCTTGAACCAA GCAAGAGCTAAGCTTCGACATCATAGTGCAGCTGTGCAAGTGCCCATTGGTCTAGAAGAAAATTTCCAGGGTCTTATAGACCTTATTCATGTGAAAGCTTATTTCTTTCATGGATCAAGCGG TGAGAATGTTGTGGCTGGTGATATTCCTGCTGATATGGAGGGTTTGGTTGGGGATAAGAGGAGAGAATTGATAGAGACAGTCTCTGAAGTTGATGATGTACTCGCCGAGAAATTTCTGAATGATGAACCTGTATCTGCTGCTGAGCTTgag GAAGCTATTCGTAGAGCTACCATAGCACAAAAGTTTGTTCCTGTATTTATGGGTAGTGCATTCAAAAACAAG GGAGTACAACCTCTACTAGATGGTGTTGTCAGTTTTCTCCCTTCTCCAAATGAAGTCAATAACTATGCTCTTGACCAGAATAATAATGAAGAGAGG GTAACCTTGACTGGATCTCCAGATGGACCTCTTGTGGCGCTGGCTTTCAAATTAGAGGAGGGTCGTTTTGGTCAATTGACATATTTGAG AGTTTACGAAGGTGTGATTAAGAAAGGTGATTTTATCATAAATGTCAACACTGGGAAGAGAATTAAG GTTCCACGCTTGGTCCGTATGCATTCGAATGATATGGAG GATATTCAAGAGGCACACGCTGGACAAATTGTAGCTGTGTTTGGTATTGAGTGTGCATCAG GTGATACATTTACGGATGGATCAGTCAAGTACACAATGACATCGATGAACGTTCCTGAACCTGTTATGTCCTTAGCTGTTCAACCAGTTTCAAAAGATTCTGGAGGACAG TTCTCGAAAGCATTGAATCGATTCCAGAAAGAGGATCCTACTTTCCGTGTGGGTTTGGATCCCGAGAGTGGCCAG ACGATTATTTCTGGTATGGGGGAATTGCATTTGGACATCTATGTTGAACGCATGCGAAGAGAATATAAG GTTGATGCGACTGTGGGCAAACCCCGTGTCAATTTTAGGGAGACTATTACTCAGCGGGCAGAGTTTGATTATTTACATAAGAAGCAAAGTGGAGGAGCAGGTCAATACGGTAGAGTTACAGG GTACGTGGAACCGCTACCACCAGGCTCTAAAGAGaagtttgaatttgaaaacatgattgTTGGACAAGCAATTCCGTCTGGTTTTATTCCAGCAATTGAGAAAGGTTTCAAAGAAGCTGCAAACTC GGGCTCACTAATTGGTCACCCTGTAGAGAATCTTAGAATAGTATTGACAGATGGAGCTTCACACGCGGTAGATTCCAGTGAACTTGCGTTTAAAATGGCTGCAATATACGCATTCAGACTGTGTTATACAGCAGCTAGACCGGTGATTCTAGAACCTGTTATGCTGGTCGAGTTGAAAGTACCAACAGAGTTTCAGGGCACTGTTGCTGGTGACATCAACAA GAGGAAAGGTATAATCGTTGGAAACGATCAAGAGGGTGATGATTCAGTAATCACTGCTAAT GTGCCTTTGAACAACATGTTTGGCTACTCCACTTCTCTCCGGTCCATGACACAAGGAAAAGGAGAATTCACGATGGAATACAAAGAACATTCTGCTGTGTCCAATGAAGTCCAGGCTCAGCTCGTCAATGCTTATAGCGCCAGCAAAGCTACTGAATAA
- a CDS encoding Matrixin family protein (Matrixin family protein; FUNCTIONS IN: metallopeptidase activity, metalloendopeptidase activity, zinc ion binding; INVOLVED IN: proteolysis, metabolic process; LOCATED IN: anchored to membrane; EXPRESSED IN: 9 plant structures; EXPRESSED DURING: 4 anthesis, petal differentiation and expansion stage; CONTAINS InterPro DOMAIN/s: Peptidase M10, metallopeptidase (InterPro:IPR001818), Peptidoglycan binding-like (InterPro:IPR002477), Peptidase M10A, matrix metallopeptidase (InterPro:IPR021190), Peptidase, metallopeptidase (InterPro:IPR006026); BEST Arabidopsis thaliana protein match is: Matrixin family protein (TAIR:AT4G16640.1); Has 2623 Blast hits to 2423 proteins in 190 species: Archae - 2; Bacteria - 81; Metazoa - 2217; Fungi - 5; Plants - 182; Viruses - 44; Other Eukaryotes - 92 (source: NCBI BLink).), which produces MHHHHHPCNRKPFTTIFSFFLLYLNLHNQQIIEARNPSQFTTNPSPDVSIPEIKRHLQQYGYLPQNKESDDVSFEQALVRYQKNLGLPITGKPDSDTLSQILLPRCGFPDDVEPKTAPFHTGKKYVYFPGRPRWTRDVPLKLTYAFSQENLTPYLAPTDIRRVFRRAFGKWASVIPVSFIETEDYVIADIKIGFFNGDHGDGEPFDGVLGVLAHTFSPENGRLHLDKAETWAVDFDEEKSSVAVDLESVAVHEIGHVLGLGHSSVKDAAMYPTLKPRSKKVNLNMDDVVGVQSLYGTNPNFTLNSLLASETSTNLADGSRIRSQGMIYSTLSTVIALCFLNW; this is translated from the coding sequence atgcatcatcatcatcatccatgcAATCGCAAACCCTTCACAaccatcttctccttcttccttctctaTCTCAATCTCCATAACCAACAAATTATCGAAGCTCGAAATCCATCTCAATTTACGACCAACCCATCCCCTGACGTCTCTATACCGGAAATCAAACGTCACCTCCAACAGTACGGTTACCTcccacaaaacaaagaatccGACGACGTTTCGTTCGAACAAGCTCTCGTTCGTTACCAGAAAAATCTCGGTCTACCAATAACCGGTAAACCGGATTCCGACACGTTGTCACAGATTCTATTACCAAGATGTGGGTTCCCTGATGACGTGGAACCCAAAACGGCACCGTTTCACACAGGAAAAAAATACGTGTACTTCCCCGGACGGCCCAGGTGGACAAGAGACGTCCCACTGAAACTCACGTACGCCTTCTCGCAGGAGAACCTAACTCCTTACTTAGCACCAACTGACATACGGCGCGTGTTCCGACGCGCTTTCGGCAAGTGGGCTTCGGTGATCCCAGTATCCTTCATCGAAACAGAGGATTACGTCATCGCCGACATCAAGATCGGATTCTTCAACGGAGATCACGGCGACGGAGAACCGTTCGACGGCGTTTTAGGTGTTTTAGCACACACTTTCTCTCCGGAAAACGGTAGGCTTCATCTAGACAAAGCAGAGACGTGGGCCGTAGATTTCGATGAGGAAAAATCTAGTGTGGCCGTCGATTTGGAATCTGTGGCGGTGCACGAGATCGGTCACGTGCTTGGATTAGGACATAGCTCGGTGAAAGACGCGGCTATGTATCCAACTTTAAAGCCAAGAAGTAAGAAAGTGAATTTGAATATGGACGACGTCGTTGGAGTACAGTCTTTGTACGgaacaaaccctaatttcacgTTAAATAGTTTACTTGCGTCGGAAACTTCGACAAATCTAGCCGATGGTTCGAGGATACGGTCTCAAGGAATGATCTATTCGACTTTGAGTACTGTTATcgctctctgttttcttaattGGTAG